CGCCATGAACAGGCGGCGGTACATGCCGCAGACGGTTATGCACGCTGTACGGGCAAGGTTGGCGTTGTGATCGCCACCAGCGGGCCCGGGGCGACCAATACGGTGACCGGGATTGCCACTGCCTATATGGATTCGGTGCCCATGGTAATTATTACCGGGCAGGTGCCGACGCCGCTGATCGGCAATGACGCTTTTCAGGAAGCCGACATCTGCGGCATGACCAGAACCTGTACCAAGCACAATTTCCTGATCAAGGATATCCGTGATCTGGCCCGCACCATCAAAGAGGCTTTTTATATTGCCCGAACGGGTCGTCCCGGGCCGGTATTGATCGATTTCCCAAAAGACATTCAGGTCACCAAATACAAATTTTCCTATCCCGACCGGGTGAGTCTGCGTGGCTACAAGCCGACCTATAACGGGAACTTCCGGCAGATCGAGAAAGCGGCCAAGCTCATTCTGTCGGCCCGTAAACCGCTGCTCTATATTGGCGGTGGAATCAACCTTTCGGCCGCCAACGATGAGCTGCTCAAACTGGTCGAACAGACCAGGATTCCGGTGGCAACGACCTTGATGGCCATGTCGGCGTTTCCTCAGGGCCATCCGTCGGCTCTCGGTATGCTGGGAATGCATGGGACCTTCTATGCCAATATGTCGGTTGCCGAATGTGATCTGCTGATTGCCGTAGGCGCCAGGTTTGATGATCGCGTCACCGGCCGCATCGACTGTTTTGCCGAAAAAGCCAAAATTATCCATGTCGATATCGACCCGACCTCGATCCACAAGAATGTTGCGGTCGATCTGCCTATAGTCGGCGATCTGAAGGATGTTCTGGGAAAACTTTCCGGCAGTCTGAATCATAAGCAGGAATTGCTGGAAGATATGATCGAGGCGAGCAAGCCCTGGCGGGAGCAGATTGCCGGCTGGAAAGAGCGGCACCCGATGGAGTATCAGGGTTCCGATTCCATCATCAAGCCGCAGTTTGTCATCGAAAAAATCAGGGAGTTGACTGCGGACGATGCCATCATTGCCACCGAAGTTGGTCAGCACCAGATGTGGACAGCTCAGTTTTTTCAATTCAGCAGACCGCGCACCTTCCTGACCTCCGGTGGTCTCGGCACCATGGGCTTCGGGTTGCCGGCGGCTCTTGGCGCCCAAGTCGCTTTTCCCGACCGGCAGGTCATCGATATCTCGGGAGACGGTTCGTTTCAGATGAATTCCCAGGAACTGGCGTCGTTGGTGCAACATCAACTGCCGGTGAAAATTGCCATCTTGAATAACAATTATCTGGGCATGGTTCGGCAGTGGCAGCAGATGTTTTTTAATGAACGTTACAGCCAGACCCCCATGGAACTGCCCATCGATTTTGTCAAATTGGCTGAGGCATACGGTGCGACCGGGCTTGAGGCAAGTCGACCGGAAGAGGTGGCGCCGACCATTAAAAAGGCCCTCGCCACCGCCGGGCCGGTACTGATGAATTTCAAGGTTGCTCGTGACGAAAATGTCCTGCCCATGGTACCTGCGGGTAAGGCAATCCATGAAATGGTTCTGGCTTCCTAAAAAACTTGTTTTGAATTGCACGGTCGGAATGCGGCCGGGAGGATAACACTGATGAAACATACGATTTCAGTTCTGGTGGAAAATGAGTTCGGTGTGTTGTCACGGATTTCGAGCTTGTTTTCCGGGCGTGGCTTTAATATAGAAAGTCTGTCAGTTGCACCGACCCTGGATCCTGACACATCGCGTATGACCATCGTGACCCATGGTGATGACAGGATCATAGAACAGATCACCAAGCAGTTGAATAAGCTGATTTCAACGATTAAAGTGGTCAATTTTACCGGGGCCGATTTTATCGAGCGGGAGCTGGCCCTGATCAAGGTGGCGACCGAAGCGGAAACGCGGGCCGAGGCATTGCGCATCGTCGATATCTTTCGTGCAAAAGTCATTGACGTAACGCCTCGATCCTATACCATTGAAATTACCGGCTCGCCGAAAAAAATCGATGGTATACTGGAGCTGCTCAGGCCGATGGGGATCAAGGAAGTTGTCCGTTCCGGGCCCGTGGTTATCGGTCGTGGAGCCAAGGGTGTGGCGGGCTGAATTTCACTTTTCAAAAAGGTTGTTATCATATGCAAAACCAAAATCAGCCGATCGCGCGTGAAGGCTATCCCTTTATTGCCCTGTTCGGTTTCATTACCCTGATTTTTGCCTTGCTGGGGTGGACGTTCCTGACCCTGTTGCTGCTGGCGCTGACCCTGTTTGTGGTCTATTTTTTCCGAAATCCGGAACGGGTGGTGCCGAGCGGAGAGAAGATTGTCGTTGCTCCGGCCGACGGCAAGGTTATTTTTGTCGGCGAGGTTGATGAAGAGCGCTACTTCAAGGAGCGAGTCATCAAGGTCAGTATTTTCATGTCGGTGTTCAATGTGCATGTCAATCGCGTACCCTTTCCGGGGAAAGTGGTCGATATGTATTATCAAAAGGGTGATTTCATCAATGCCTCCTATGACAAGGCGAGTGATCACAATGAGCAGGCTGGGATTCTGTTGGAAGCCAACAACGGTCAGCGCTTGCTGTTTGTACAAATTGCCGGACTGGTTGCCCGCCGGATCGTGACCTATCCGGTTATCGGCGATCTTTTGCAACGTGGCGCTCGTTACGGTCTGATCCGATTCGGGTCGCGGGTCGATATCTATTTTCCTCAACATAGTGATGTGACCGTTACTTTGGGTGAACGGACCGTCGCCGGTGAGACAATTTTAGGGACTTTACCTTGAGCGAAGACGATACTTTACGGAGTGAAAAGCGCGAAAACTTGCGCAAGGGTGTGTATCTGCTGCCCAACCTGATTACCGCCGGGGGGATTTTTGCCGGTTTCTACGTTATCATTGCCTCCACCAGTGGGAATTATCAGCGTGCGGCTTGGTTTATCATGTTGGCCGCCATTTTTGACGGGCTCGATGGTAAAGTGGCTCGCCTGACCGGTACGGCCAGCAAATTCGGGGTCGAACTGGACTCTCTGGCGGATGTCATCTCCTTCGGGGTGGCTCCCGGGGTTTTGCTGTATGAATGGGCGCTGCGGCCGTTCGGCAAACTCGGCTGGCTGGCCGCGTTTCTGTACGTGATCTGCGGAGCGTTGCGGCTGGCGCGTTTCAATGTCCAGGTTTCCACGGTTGAGTCGCGGCGTTTTATCGGTCTGCCCATCCCGGCCGCAGCCTGCATTGTCGCGACCTGTGTGCTGCTGTTTTATGAGCTGGGAGGAACCGGCACCATTAAAATGGTTTCCATGGTTGTGTTGGTCTTTCTATTGGCGTTTTTAATGGTCAGCAACATCAAGTACCTGTCACTTAAAGACCCGGAGCTGTTCAAGCGTCAGCCCTTTATGATGCTGGTGCTGGCGATTATCCTGCTGATAGTGATTGTGGCCAAACCTGAAGTGATGCTGTTCCTCATCGGCATGGCTTATATGGTGTCCGGTCCCCTGATGCACTACTTCGGACGACGCAAGGGGGCGGTCAAAGAGGCCGTGGTGCCGTCCGACGATTGATCTTTGCTGGCCTGGACCACGAAAGTCCTTGGCCGCGGCGCTGCTGGAAAAGAAATTAGCTTGACTTGGACGTCTGTTTCAGGTTGAATCAGCGTTCAAGATAAAAAGCGATGAAAAGGAGTAGTAGGCTGTTGATCCGTCTAAGAGAGCCGGTGGTTGCTGCAAACCGGTACGGAGAACGCTGAACTCGCCTTGGAGCTGCTGGAGTGAAGCCGGTGGTTGTGGTTAGCTACAGTCGTGAGCCTGCGTAAAGGGATAAAGAAGGTTTGTCGCACCACTGGTGTTGATGAACGAACCAGGGTGGTACCGCGAAGCTGAAGCTCTCGCCCCTGTATTTTTCATACAGGAGCGGGAGCTTTTTTTATTTTTGCAACCGAAAGGGGGTGGTTCTGACGTGGAATCTGACCTGAGTGACCTGCTGACGCATACGCAAACGACACAGACAATCAAACTGAACTGCCCCGGAACAGTGTGACCGGGGAACCAGAACAAGGAGCCCGAAATGAAACAGGACAATATCATTATTTTTGACACCACCTTACGTGACGGTGAACAATCCCCCGGCGCCAGTATGAATATCGAAGAAAAGCTGCGGATTGCCACTCAGCTGGAACGTCTTAACGTCGACGTTATGGAAGCTGGCTTTCCCATCGCTTCGGAAGGTGACTTTGAGGCCGTTAAAAAGATCGCCCAGACGGTTAAAAACTGTCAGGTGGCCGGTTTGTCCCGGGCCAGCAATATGGATATCGATCGGGCTTGGGAAGCTTTGAAATACGCCGGCGAACGCGGGCGGATCCATACCTTCATCGCGACCAGCGATATCCATATGAAATACAAACTGAAGATGAGTGAGCAGGAGGTCCTCGACGCGGCGGTGGCCGCAGTCAAGCGGGCCAAAAGCTACACCCCGAATGTCGAATTTTCACCGGAAGACGCGACCCGCACCAGGTTGCCGTTTCTCGCTCAGGTCGTTCAGGCCGCTATCGAGGCTGGCGCCACGACAGTGAATATC
The Pelobacter seleniigenes DSM 18267 DNA segment above includes these coding regions:
- the pssA gene encoding CDP-diacylglycerol--serine O-phosphatidyltransferase, translating into MSEDDTLRSEKRENLRKGVYLLPNLITAGGIFAGFYVIIASTSGNYQRAAWFIMLAAIFDGLDGKVARLTGTASKFGVELDSLADVISFGVAPGVLLYEWALRPFGKLGWLAAFLYVICGALRLARFNVQVSTVESRRFIGLPIPAAACIVATCVLLFYELGGTGTIKMVSMVVLVFLLAFLMVSNIKYLSLKDPELFKRQPFMMLVLAIILLIVIVAKPEVMLFLIGMAYMVSGPLMHYFGRRKGAVKEAVVPSDD
- the ilvB gene encoding biosynthetic-type acetolactate synthase large subunit, with the protein product MELTGSQILLECLKLEGIDTVFGYPGGAVINIYDDLYDSTIRHILTRHEQAAVHAADGYARCTGKVGVVIATSGPGATNTVTGIATAYMDSVPMVIITGQVPTPLIGNDAFQEADICGMTRTCTKHNFLIKDIRDLARTIKEAFYIARTGRPGPVLIDFPKDIQVTKYKFSYPDRVSLRGYKPTYNGNFRQIEKAAKLILSARKPLLYIGGGINLSAANDELLKLVEQTRIPVATTLMAMSAFPQGHPSALGMLGMHGTFYANMSVAECDLLIAVGARFDDRVTGRIDCFAEKAKIIHVDIDPTSIHKNVAVDLPIVGDLKDVLGKLSGSLNHKQELLEDMIEASKPWREQIAGWKERHPMEYQGSDSIIKPQFVIEKIRELTADDAIIATEVGQHQMWTAQFFQFSRPRTFLTSGGLGTMGFGLPAALGAQVAFPDRQVIDISGDGSFQMNSQELASLVQHQLPVKIAILNNNYLGMVRQWQQMFFNERYSQTPMELPIDFVKLAEAYGATGLEASRPEEVAPTIKKALATAGPVLMNFKVARDENVLPMVPAGKAIHEMVLAS
- a CDS encoding phosphatidylserine decarboxylase family protein: MQNQNQPIAREGYPFIALFGFITLIFALLGWTFLTLLLLALTLFVVYFFRNPERVVPSGEKIVVAPADGKVIFVGEVDEERYFKERVIKVSIFMSVFNVHVNRVPFPGKVVDMYYQKGDFINASYDKASDHNEQAGILLEANNGQRLLFVQIAGLVARRIVTYPVIGDLLQRGARYGLIRFGSRVDIYFPQHSDVTVTLGERTVAGETILGTLP
- the ilvN gene encoding acetolactate synthase small subunit — encoded protein: MKHTISVLVENEFGVLSRISSLFSGRGFNIESLSVAPTLDPDTSRMTIVTHGDDRIIEQITKQLNKLISTIKVVNFTGADFIERELALIKVATEAETRAEALRIVDIFRAKVIDVTPRSYTIEITGSPKKIDGILELLRPMGIKEVVRSGPVVIGRGAKGVAG